One segment of Sulfobacillus thermosulfidooxidans DSM 9293 DNA contains the following:
- a CDS encoding IS110 family transposase, whose amino-acid sequence MDSVLYVGIDTSLGAHVVCAMAADGQVVARTTVPNDQAGAEQFVAWLHPHAAPYARLAIGVEATSVYHVPLMEWLTQTPDLQRWQPTWYVLNPKVVQKFRETYVDRGKTDRADAALIADVMRFGRVTPWTPPDPRYAALQVLTRHRRQLSHLITQEKNRALVQLFCVWGQYAHTEEPFFSNVFGVASQTVLERYTPDTLAAIPLADLVAEIAAAGRQRLKAPDDIAQTLHRLARRAFRLHPDEQDARHQSLVLHLDTIRALEHQQQALDKVIARDMQAFRQTLTTIPGIGPVYGAGLLAEIGPIERFPSENALAKYAGLTWRPHQSGNFDADIRPLTRTGNVYLRYYFIEAAERVRVRDPQFKAFYEKKYHEATHHAHKRALVLTARQWVGVVYGMLTRGQIYDERKLMPH is encoded by the coding sequence ATGGATAGCGTGTTGTACGTCGGTATTGACACCAGTCTCGGGGCTCACGTCGTCTGCGCGATGGCGGCGGATGGCCAGGTCGTCGCGCGGACGACCGTCCCCAACGATCAGGCGGGGGCCGAGCAATTCGTCGCCTGGCTGCACCCCCACGCCGCGCCGTACGCGCGGCTGGCCATTGGCGTCGAGGCCACGTCCGTGTACCATGTGCCGCTGATGGAATGGCTGACGCAAACCCCCGACTTGCAGCGGTGGCAACCCACCTGGTACGTCCTCAATCCGAAAGTCGTCCAGAAATTCCGAGAGACCTATGTGGATCGGGGCAAAACCGACCGAGCGGATGCCGCCCTGATTGCGGATGTCATGCGGTTTGGGCGCGTCACGCCCTGGACCCCGCCGGATCCGCGCTATGCGGCGTTGCAGGTCTTGACCCGCCATCGTCGGCAGCTGAGCCACCTCATCACCCAAGAAAAAAATCGCGCGTTGGTGCAATTGTTTTGTGTCTGGGGGCAGTATGCCCATACGGAGGAGCCGTTTTTCTCGAACGTCTTTGGGGTAGCGTCGCAAACCGTGTTGGAACGCTACACGCCCGATACGCTGGCAGCCATCCCGCTGGCGGATCTGGTGGCGGAAATCGCGGCGGCCGGTCGCCAACGGCTGAAAGCGCCCGATGACATTGCGCAGACCTTGCACCGCTTGGCGCGGCGCGCCTTTCGGTTGCATCCGGACGAGCAGGACGCGCGGCACCAAAGCTTGGTCCTGCATTTGGACACCATCCGGGCCTTGGAACATCAACAACAGGCGCTGGACAAAGTGATTGCCCGTGACATGCAGGCGTTTCGCCAAACCCTGACCACGATTCCGGGGATTGGTCCGGTCTATGGCGCGGGCCTCTTGGCCGAAATCGGTCCCATCGAACGATTTCCGTCGGAAAATGCCTTGGCCAAATATGCGGGGCTGACCTGGCGCCCGCATCAATCGGGGAATTTTGATGCCGACATCCGTCCGCTGACGCGGACGGGGAACGTCTATTTGCGGTACTACTTCATCGAAGCGGCGGAGAGGGTCCGGGTGCGGGACCCGCAGTTCAAAGCCTTTTACGAGAAGAAGTACCACGAAGCCACGCACCACGCGCATAAGCGGGCGTTGGTCTTGACGGCACGCCAGTGGGTCGGCGTGGTCTACGGGATGCTGACCCGGGGCCAAATCTACGACGAAAGGAAGTTGATGCCGCACTAA
- a CDS encoding SCP2 sterol-binding domain-containing protein: MTTKEVFDQLQDRLTQKTNTQLAGSTGVYQFILTGDDAGDYCVRVSPDGARVEAGKANDAGVTITMAAQDFKDLAEGKLNPMSAFMSGKLSVTGDMSMALKLQTLIS, translated from the coding sequence ATGACGACAAAAGAAGTATTTGATCAACTTCAAGACCGCTTAACTCAGAAAACGAACACCCAGTTAGCGGGCTCTACAGGCGTATATCAATTCATTTTAACGGGTGATGATGCCGGGGATTATTGTGTTCGGGTTAGCCCAGATGGCGCCCGTGTGGAAGCTGGCAAAGCCAATGATGCGGGTGTGACGATTACCATGGCCGCGCAAGACTTTAAGGATTTGGCTGAAGGCAAATTGAATCCCATGAGTGCTTTTATGAGCGGTAAATTGTCCGTTACAGGGGATATGAGTATGGCCTTAAAACTACAAACATTGATCAGTTAA
- a CDS encoding acyl-CoA dehydrogenase family protein, with product MNFELTPEQRELKEWAHTFAEKEIRPVAAYYDEHEEMPWDVLKKAAKVGLLSYTIPEEYGGNGVPDLISSLVVGEELFWGCAGIATAIGGIGLASIPILEMGSEEQKKKWLPLFCDPDQVRLGAMCLTEPGAGSDVVSMTTRAVRQGDEYVINGTKTFITNGGIADVYVVFAKTNPEAGYAGVSAFIVDGKTPGISSGKKFKKLGLRASHTAEVRFDDVHVPVENRLGEENMAFLGAMKMLEHSRPTVAIAAVGVARAAYEYALSYAKERVQFGKPIYYNQAISFTLTDMLTKIEAGRLLAYRAAWLADEGKSCNMEGSMAKAFCGDMAMEVATNAVQILGGYGYMRDYPVEKWLRDAKIMSIYEGTTQIQKRVMTRMM from the coding sequence ATGAACTTCGAATTAACTCCAGAACAGCGCGAGTTAAAAGAATGGGCTCATACGTTTGCCGAGAAAGAAATACGTCCAGTAGCCGCCTACTATGATGAGCACGAAGAAATGCCTTGGGATGTGTTAAAGAAAGCCGCGAAAGTGGGGCTATTGTCTTATACCATTCCAGAAGAATACGGCGGTAATGGGGTTCCGGATCTCATTTCTAGCTTAGTGGTTGGCGAGGAACTGTTTTGGGGTTGCGCGGGTATTGCAACAGCCATTGGCGGGATCGGACTCGCGTCGATACCGATTTTGGAAATGGGATCTGAAGAGCAAAAGAAAAAGTGGTTGCCATTGTTTTGCGATCCCGATCAGGTGCGTTTAGGTGCCATGTGCTTGACAGAACCAGGCGCTGGCTCTGATGTTGTGAGCATGACGACCCGTGCAGTGCGCCAAGGTGATGAATATGTCATTAATGGCACCAAAACGTTTATCACAAACGGAGGCATTGCCGATGTCTACGTGGTATTTGCGAAGACCAATCCCGAAGCGGGATATGCGGGCGTGTCAGCTTTTATCGTCGATGGGAAGACGCCTGGAATTTCGTCAGGCAAGAAATTTAAAAAATTAGGCTTGCGGGCCAGTCACACAGCGGAAGTGCGATTTGATGATGTGCATGTGCCTGTTGAAAATCGTCTGGGTGAAGAAAATATGGCCTTCCTTGGAGCAATGAAGATGCTCGAGCATTCGCGACCTACCGTCGCTATTGCTGCCGTTGGAGTGGCACGGGCCGCTTATGAATATGCGCTGTCCTATGCGAAAGAACGGGTCCAATTCGGCAAGCCGATTTATTATAATCAAGCCATATCGTTCACCTTAACCGATATGTTAACCAAAATTGAAGCAGGCCGTTTACTAGCTTATCGCGCCGCATGGTTAGCAGATGAAGGTAAATCTTGTAATATGGAAGGATCCATGGCGAAAGCTTTTTGTGGGGATATGGCCATGGAAGTCGCCACGAATGCCGTTCAGATTTTAGGTGGTTACGGATATATGCGTGATTATCCGGTTGAAAAATGGTTACGAGATGCCAAAATTATGTCTATTTATGAAGGCACAACCCAAATTCAAAAACGCGTGATGACCCGCATGATGTAA
- a CDS encoding DUF885 domain-containing protein, with the protein MKVSNREFYAGLPKDEELRPIAEMTLEIYLQHFPFVATDLGLHDWDEALPPVSEASRQVFEKTLSQARTALNRINPKTLDREDWADYMTLKFNVESLWLDVTRDHPERKDPNLFNAVISASLLSLARGQFGTADSRGQALLERLRQVPGFLMAGLRQLDNPPALYVDMAIDQFTRTLPFLRDDIPQAFQDVNSRLRQDIAEASEQAAQAYENFVDDLKTKIKPKAHGDYRLGPKRYWEKFYWLEGNEASLDELLCMADKELERLQGKLQVLVAQYEPSTNPQQVIAHIRHDHWSRDTLLKHTSQLLDQLRDFVERQQLVSIPQSVHPRVVETPAFMRLTTLASIVPPGPFEQSSRQAYYQVTLPDSSWSLEDQEAQLQTLNKATMQMISIHEVYPGHFVQFLQIPKTSSTVRRIFGSGAFIEGWAHYTEELMMEQGYGDGNLALQISYLLEALERLGRFIVAIRLHRGDFTLDDAQKFFETECFMTPMGAKRETLRGTQDPFYLIYTWGKFQILHLRRKAQERWGSAFTLQRFHDALLSHGMPMFPVLEKLLFSESK; encoded by the coding sequence ATGAAGGTTAGCAACCGAGAATTTTATGCGGGATTACCAAAAGATGAAGAATTACGCCCTATCGCCGAAATGACATTAGAAATCTATCTCCAACACTTTCCGTTTGTCGCGACAGATTTGGGATTACATGACTGGGATGAAGCATTGCCACCTGTCAGCGAAGCGTCCCGCCAAGTCTTCGAAAAGACACTGAGCCAAGCGCGCACAGCGCTGAACCGGATTAATCCTAAGACCCTGGATCGTGAAGATTGGGCAGACTATATGACGTTAAAATTTAATGTCGAGTCGTTATGGCTTGATGTGACACGAGATCATCCGGAACGAAAAGATCCCAATCTCTTTAATGCGGTGATTAGCGCAAGTTTGTTAAGTCTTGCACGAGGTCAATTTGGTACCGCGGACAGCCGGGGCCAGGCGTTATTAGAACGTTTGCGTCAAGTTCCCGGTTTTCTTATGGCTGGCTTAAGACAATTGGATAATCCCCCCGCACTCTATGTGGATATGGCCATCGATCAGTTTACCCGGACCCTTCCCTTTCTCCGTGACGATATACCGCAGGCATTCCAAGATGTTAACAGCCGTTTACGACAGGACATTGCGGAGGCCAGTGAACAAGCTGCCCAGGCTTATGAAAACTTTGTCGATGATTTAAAGACAAAAATAAAACCAAAGGCCCATGGAGATTATCGTTTAGGGCCCAAGCGGTATTGGGAAAAATTCTATTGGCTCGAAGGCAACGAAGCCTCCTTGGATGAATTACTATGTATGGCGGACAAGGAACTCGAACGTTTGCAGGGAAAATTACAAGTCCTCGTTGCACAATATGAGCCTTCAACCAATCCCCAGCAAGTGATTGCCCACATTCGGCACGACCATTGGTCGCGTGATACCCTACTTAAACACACCAGCCAGCTCTTAGATCAGTTGCGTGATTTTGTAGAACGCCAGCAACTGGTGAGCATCCCGCAAAGCGTTCATCCTCGTGTGGTCGAAACTCCCGCATTTATGCGTCTCACCACATTAGCCTCCATCGTCCCTCCCGGACCTTTTGAGCAGTCCTCACGTCAGGCTTATTATCAAGTCACGTTGCCCGATTCCTCATGGTCACTTGAGGATCAAGAAGCTCAACTACAAACCCTGAATAAAGCCACGATGCAGATGATTTCCATTCACGAAGTGTATCCGGGGCATTTTGTGCAATTTTTACAGATTCCCAAAACGTCTAGTACGGTCCGCCGCATTTTTGGTTCTGGGGCCTTTATCGAGGGATGGGCTCATTATACCGAAGAACTGATGATGGAACAGGGTTACGGTGATGGTAATTTAGCGTTACAAATAAGTTACCTATTAGAAGCCCTCGAACGCCTGGGGCGCTTTATCGTGGCGATCCGCTTACACCGGGGGGATTTCACGCTGGATGACGCCCAAAAATTCTTTGAAACCGAGTGCTTTATGACGCCTATGGGTGCGAAACGGGAAACGCTAAGGGGAACGCAAGACCCCTTTTATTTGATTTATACGTGGGGAAAGTTTCAAATCTTGCATCTGCGGCGCAAGGCTCAAGAACGATGGGGATCGGCCTTTACGTTACAACGCTTTCATGATGCGTTGTTGAGTCACGGCATGCCGATGTTTCCCGTCTTAGAGAAACTTCTATTTTCCGAGTCCAAATAG
- a CDS encoding CPBP family intramembrane glutamic endopeptidase has protein sequence MYHTRQTEEAERLKKAIGALVLWLVMGILSDLLVHFVNPSMIIITALGVSIAAGGLSYVVRRPGIAAVMIVVAMWSIWLSPLRIVDRWVLPLTELLLGVIIAWWSQRAEIGRMRPRDGFLGFIILILVSVALSVSLLLGHLATLSTNLSLLLAAYLLTPPTELLIVLMILTRHHVTQSFLRRHYQWNAKTLPLVGWGITIGVMMSGIIALVVEWEIKAAHIKIQSNNPFVYAKGLSGHLGLIAFLMIVAIVIMAPVAEEILFRGILFGTLRPAWGLGWATVVAGVLFGVAHMNLTLLIPLTLAGMILNLVYWKTGSLIPSTIAHATLNLLSVVIALMALH, from the coding sequence TTGTACCATACTAGACAGACGGAGGAGGCGGAGCGACTGAAGAAAGCGATTGGGGCCTTGGTGTTATGGTTGGTTATGGGCATTCTGTCCGATCTATTGGTGCATTTTGTCAATCCCAGCATGATCATCATTACCGCATTAGGCGTGAGCATTGCCGCTGGGGGTCTAAGCTATGTGGTGAGACGTCCTGGGATAGCCGCTGTGATGATTGTGGTGGCTATGTGGAGCATTTGGTTGTCCCCATTGAGGATCGTGGATCGCTGGGTGCTTCCCCTGACTGAACTTCTTCTCGGCGTCATTATCGCGTGGTGGAGTCAACGGGCCGAAATTGGCCGCATGCGACCTCGAGATGGATTCTTAGGTTTCATAATTCTTATTTTGGTCTCTGTTGCTTTGTCGGTTTCACTACTCTTGGGCCATCTTGCCACCTTGTCTACGAATTTATCGTTACTTCTAGCAGCCTATTTGCTGACGCCGCCGACTGAACTGTTAATCGTTTTGATGATTCTCACACGCCATCATGTGACCCAGTCTTTTCTACGCCGTCACTATCAGTGGAACGCGAAGACTCTTCCTTTGGTGGGATGGGGCATTACTATAGGCGTCATGATGTCGGGTATTATCGCGCTAGTAGTCGAATGGGAAATAAAGGCAGCACATATCAAGATTCAGTCTAATAATCCATTTGTTTATGCCAAAGGATTAAGTGGACACTTAGGACTCATAGCCTTTTTGATGATTGTGGCGATTGTCATCATGGCACCAGTTGCCGAAGAAATTTTGTTTCGCGGTATTTTATTTGGTACCTTACGACCGGCATGGGGATTAGGTTGGGCTACAGTGGTGGCCGGAGTACTATTTGGCGTAGCGCACATGAACCTCACGTTGCTAATTCCATTAACTCTCGCGGGGATGATTTTAAACTTGGTCTATTGGAAAACCGGATCTTTGATTCCATCAACCATTGCTCACGCGACCTTAAATTTGTTGTCAGTCGTTATCGCTCTGATGGCACTTCATTAG
- the lexA gene encoding transcriptional repressor LexA — translation MIGERQQKILNYIQDFLAKNGYPPSVREIGKAVGLSSTASVARHLKALEKEGYISHPPAKRRAWTMGTGHNTRSISLPLVGNITAGVPILATEVIEEHLNFPASLFRVHPDFLLRVVGDSMIGAGIFDGDLVAVQSTSAAHDGDIVIALLGDEATVKYFYKDPHGIRLMPANERYQPIISSDVQILGKVVGLIRSL, via the coding sequence GTGATTGGAGAACGCCAACAAAAAATATTGAATTACATTCAAGATTTTCTTGCTAAAAATGGGTATCCTCCCTCCGTACGCGAGATTGGTAAGGCCGTCGGATTAAGCTCAACTGCCAGTGTGGCCCGACATTTGAAGGCTTTAGAAAAAGAAGGATATATCTCGCATCCACCTGCCAAACGGCGAGCCTGGACTATGGGCACTGGTCATAACACTCGATCCATTTCTCTTCCGTTGGTTGGGAATATCACCGCAGGGGTTCCCATATTAGCCACTGAAGTCATCGAAGAACATCTCAATTTTCCCGCTTCCCTTTTTCGTGTTCATCCGGATTTTCTTCTGCGGGTCGTGGGCGATTCCATGATTGGTGCCGGGATTTTTGACGGTGACCTGGTTGCCGTACAAAGCACATCGGCTGCCCATGACGGAGACATTGTCATTGCTTTGTTAGGCGATGAAGCCACCGTCAAATATTTCTACAAAGATCCTCACGGCATCCGTCTTATGCCGGCTAATGAACGTTATCAACCCATTATTTCATCCGACGTTCAAATTTTAGGAAAGGTCGTGGGTCTTATTCGCAGCCTTTAA
- a CDS encoding methionine gamma-lyase family protein — MQNPDILKQARQTWLHVEAIVAANVTRVAKAFSESGLSTSDLGGSTGYGYGDRGRERLDQIVATIMHAEAAMVRPQWASGTHALATALRALLSPGDHLWLANGPIYDTLQPLIFGNSRTSLPSRGIDVSVLPTDSTGMPIWPQQAPPPRVVYIQRSRGYQSRPSFHAAEIRQIAEKAHSLGAWLVVDNCYGEFTLEEEPTDWGADLIVGSLLKNPGGGVAPTGAYVAGKQVLVEAVGEMLLAPGIGHEVGPTGSILRLIAQGWFLAPMMVGEALMGGIYASHAFAAEGFAVDPLPEQFPRSDIVTAIRLGDAQKIEILCRAVQRVSPIDGYVVPEAWSMPGYADPVIMAAGGFVAGGSLELSCDAPIRPPYIAYLQGGLSKWHTVMAVDQGISALKAANKTHDLS, encoded by the coding sequence TTGCAAAATCCTGATATTTTAAAGCAGGCCCGCCAGACATGGCTTCACGTCGAAGCCATTGTCGCGGCGAATGTAACCCGGGTCGCTAAGGCCTTTAGTGAAAGCGGCCTGTCCACTTCGGATTTAGGGGGAAGTACCGGCTATGGCTATGGTGACCGCGGCCGAGAACGATTAGACCAGATTGTCGCCACCATTATGCATGCGGAAGCGGCCATGGTTCGTCCTCAATGGGCATCCGGAACACACGCTTTAGCCACCGCTTTGCGTGCTCTCTTAAGTCCGGGCGATCATTTATGGTTGGCCAATGGTCCCATTTATGATACGCTTCAACCGCTGATTTTTGGCAATTCCAGAACCAGTTTGCCCAGCCGGGGGATAGACGTGAGCGTATTGCCCACGGACAGCACAGGAATGCCCATTTGGCCCCAGCAAGCCCCCCCTCCTCGTGTGGTGTACATCCAACGCTCACGCGGGTATCAATCGCGCCCCTCGTTTCATGCTGCCGAAATTCGGCAGATTGCGGAAAAAGCCCATTCGTTGGGCGCGTGGTTAGTGGTCGATAACTGTTATGGGGAATTCACCTTAGAAGAAGAACCGACCGATTGGGGAGCCGATTTGATTGTTGGCAGCTTATTAAAAAATCCCGGCGGGGGTGTGGCGCCTACGGGGGCTTATGTCGCAGGGAAACAAGTGCTCGTTGAAGCGGTGGGAGAGATGTTACTGGCTCCGGGAATTGGTCATGAGGTCGGACCTACAGGATCAATATTACGTTTGATTGCGCAAGGATGGTTTTTGGCACCGATGATGGTGGGCGAAGCCCTCATGGGCGGCATCTATGCATCTCATGCCTTTGCTGCTGAAGGTTTTGCTGTTGATCCGTTGCCTGAGCAATTTCCCCGCAGTGACATTGTCACTGCCATTCGATTAGGTGATGCCCAGAAAATTGAAATACTGTGCCGTGCTGTGCAGCGTGTCTCGCCCATTGATGGCTATGTGGTTCCTGAAGCGTGGTCGATGCCGGGATATGCGGATCCTGTCATTATGGCCGCGGGCGGATTTGTTGCCGGAGGATCGTTGGAACTATCCTGTGATGCCCCCATCAGACCGCCTTACATCGCGTATTTACAAGGCGGGTTGTCCAAATGGCATACCGTGATGGCCGTCGACCAAGGAATCTCTGCATTAAAGGCTGCGAATAAGACCCACGACCTTTCCTAA